The Vicia villosa cultivar HV-30 ecotype Madison, WI linkage group LG1, Vvil1.0, whole genome shotgun sequence genome includes a region encoding these proteins:
- the LOC131644201 gene encoding protein neprosin-like, whose translation MVMHMKITLFYLCFLYFLAESSSSSSSPSSSSFTIQNYTRYKQISSLRLERINKHLENINKVPVLTIESPDGDLIDCVHKRKQLALDHPLLKNHKIQKVPSEMPKGMKVKKDDNGDSNNHTKTNVWQMWHRNGTRCPKGTVPIRRSTVHDVLRAKSLYDYGKKQRTQIPVARRSDAPEPDILAAGNGHEHAIAYTGSSSQEMYGAKASISVWDPSIEVINEFSLSQIWVLSGSFDGPDLNSIEAGWQVSPELYGDTRPRLFTYWTSDSYQATGCYNLLCAGFIQTNSKIAIGAAISPVSSYAGNQYDISILIWKDPKVGNWWMSFGDNTLVGYWPAELFTHLAGHATMVEWGGEVVNSRSNGRHTSTQMGSGHFAGDGFGKASYFRNLEIVDIDNTLSSVQSISTLAENTNCYDIQSSYSNEWGTYFYYGGPGNNPQCP comes from the exons ATGGTAATGCACATGAAAATCACATTGTTCTATTTGTGTTTTTTGTATTTCTTGGctgaatcatcatcatcatcatcatcaccatcttcttcatcattcacTATCCAAAATTACACAAGGTATAAACAAATCAGTAGCTTGAGGCTTGAGAGGATTAATAAGCACTTGGAAAATATTAACAAGGTTCCTGTTCTAACCATAGAG AGCCCAGATGGAGATCTTATAGATTGTGTCCATAAGAGAAAACAATTAGCTTTGGATCACCCACTTTTAAAAAATCACAAGATCCAG AAAGTGCCGAGTGAAATGCCAAAAGGAATGAAAGTGAAGAAAGACGACAATGGTGATAGCAATAATCATACTAAGACTAATGTGTGGCAAATGTGGCACCGAAATGGAACTAGATGTCCTAAGGGGACTGTTCCGATACGGAGGAGTACGGTGCATGATGTGTTGAGAGCGAAGTCTTTGTATGACTATGGAAAGAAACAACGGACACAAATTCCGGTTGCTCGCCGGAGTGATGCCCCGGAGCCTGATATACTTGCCGCCGGTAATGGTCATGAG CATGCGATAGCATACACAGGATCATCATCACAAGAGATGTACGGTGCAAAAGCATCGATAAGTGTGTGGGACCCATCAATTGAAGTGATTAACGAATTCAGTCTCTCGCAAATTTGGGTTCTTTCTGGATCGTTTGATGGTCCTGATCTTAACAGCATTGAAGCTGGATGGCAG GTCAGTCCGGAGCTTTATGGTGACACTAGACCTAGATTATTCACGTATTGGACG AGTGACTCTTATCAAGCAACTGGATGTTACAATCTTCTTTGTGCTGGATTTATTCAAACCAATAGCAAAATAGCAATTGGAGCTGCAATTTCTCCTGTCTCTTCTTATGCTGGCAACCAATATGACATTTCAATCCTCATTTGGAAG GATCCAAAAGTAGGAAATTGGTGGATGAGTTTTGGCGACAACACATTGGTAGGATATTGGCCGGCAGAGCTATTCACACATCTCGCCGGTCACGCCACAATGGTGGAATGGGGTGGCGAGGTGGTGAACTCACGCTCCAACGGCCGACACACCTCCACCCAAATGGGCTCCGGCCATTTCGCGGGAGACGGATTCGGGAAAGCGAGCTACTTTCGCAACCTCGAGATTGTGGACATTGATAACACTCTTAGCTCAGTGCAAAGCATTTCAACGCTAGCTGAAAATACAAACTGTTATGATATTCAAAGCTCGTATAGTAACGAATGGGGTACATATTTCTATTATGGTGGACCTGGGAATAATCCTCAGTGTCCATGA